A genomic stretch from Alphaproteobacteria bacterium includes:
- a CDS encoding glycosyltransferase: MSKNSPKISIIIPVYNAEKFINQTVDSVLCQTYDNIEILLVDNKSKDKSLEIIKAYEKKDKKIKVYQENDKQSVGAARNLGIKKATGEYITFIDADDIAQPFLVEKLIDNALLNKTDIVYGLSARKGSLKTYGVLFKCNKPEDFKKNFNKISVIHGVLYKKSFLDNNNITYHEGVLTGQDWVFNTTCIFNTDKISKEPTIVYTYIKQDGSLSTVFNEKFLTKTVLSEAQIKLFKEKNLIGDKRYNRALFKTLFKTYFNTRRQLRSDLSARFKNEYLDMIAREGLTKTFYIYKTLFHIKKNLLNIVLLSLLYIANTANTAFALKVTFNTLAVIYVAHILNTIRKRNKRKAKK; encoded by the coding sequence ATGTCTAAAAATTCTCCAAAAATTTCAATAATAATACCAGTTTATAATGCTGAAAAATTCATAAATCAAACAGTAGATTCAGTGCTATGTCAAACATATGATAATATAGAAATATTATTAGTTGATAATAAGTCTAAAGATAAAAGTTTGGAAATAATTAAAGCTTATGAGAAAAAAGATAAAAAAATTAAAGTATATCAAGAAAATGATAAACAAAGTGTTGGCGCAGCAAGAAACTTAGGTATTAAAAAAGCTACAGGAGAATACATCACATTCATAGACGCTGACGATATTGCTCAACCATTCCTAGTGGAAAAATTAATAGACAATGCGCTGTTAAATAAAACAGACATAGTTTATGGTCTTTCAGCAAGAAAAGGTAGTTTGAAAACATATGGTGTGCTATTCAAATGTAATAAGCCAGAAGACTTCAAGAAAAACTTTAATAAAATCAGTGTAATCCACGGAGTTTTATATAAAAAATCATTCCTAGATAACAATAATATAACTTATCATGAAGGCGTACTAACAGGTCAAGATTGGGTATTCAATACAACATGTATTTTCAATACCGATAAAATTTCAAAAGAACCAACTATCGTTTATACATACATCAAACAAGACGGATCTCTTTCAACTGTATTTAATGAAAAATTCTTAACAAAAACAGTTTTAAGTGAAGCCCAAATAAAACTATTTAAAGAAAAGAATTTAATAGGTGATAAAAGATATAATAGAGCTCTTTTCAAAACTCTTTTCAAAACATATTTTAATACTAGAAGACAATTAAGGTCTGATCTTTCAGCAAGATTTAAAAACGAATATTTAGACATGATTGCGAGAGAAGGATTAACAAAAACTTTCTATATATATAAAACACTTTTCCATATAAAGAAAAACCTTCTTAACATAGTATTACTTTCTTTATTGTATATAGCAAACACAGCCAATACAGCCTTTGCATTAAAAGTAACGTTCAATACTTTAGCAGTAATATATGTGGCTCACATTTTAAATACAATTAGAAAAAGAAATAAAAGAAAAGCAAAAAAATAA